In the genome of Desulforegula conservatrix Mb1Pa, one region contains:
- the rplW gene encoding 50S ribosomal protein L23, whose amino-acid sequence MNAYDIIKRPLNTEKTNILKEDFNQVSFEVDCGANRIVIKKSVEQIFKVKVKDVRTIQVKGKRKQRGRILGKRRDWKKAVVTLMPGERIDIFEGV is encoded by the coding sequence ATGAATGCTTATGACATTATAAAGAGACCACTCAACACTGAAAAAACAAATATCCTGAAGGAAGATTTTAATCAGGTAAGTTTTGAAGTTGATTGTGGAGCCAACCGGATTGTGATCAAAAAGAGCGTTGAGCAGATTTTCAAGGTAAAGGTCAAGGATGTACGCACTATCCAGGTAAAGGGTAAGCGCAAACAGAGAGGCCGAATACTTGGTAAGCGAAGAGACTGGAAAAAAGCTGTCGTGACGCTCATGCCGGGTGAGCGAATAGATATTTTTGAGGGTGTTTAA
- a CDS encoding type Z 30S ribosomal protein S14, producing MAKTAMIEKAKRKPKFSVRGYSRCQICGRPRAYMRRFGTCRICFRNLASLGQLPGVTKSSW from the coding sequence TTGGCTAAAACAGCAATGATCGAAAAGGCAAAAAGAAAGCCTAAGTTCTCGGTTCGGGGATATAGCAGGTGCCAGATTTGTGGTCGGCCCAGGGCTTATATGCGCAGATTCGGAACTTGCCGTATCTGTTTTAGAAATCTCGCATCGCTGGGCCAGCTGCCAGGCGTTACTAAATCAAGCTGGTAA
- the rpmC gene encoding 50S ribosomal protein L29 — protein sequence MKSKEIRELTLEEMAAKVNELKEKHFTLRFQKSIGQLENDRLLGAAKRDIARINTIMREVELKN from the coding sequence ATGAAATCTAAAGAGATAAGAGAGCTTACTTTAGAGGAAATGGCTGCCAAGGTTAACGAGCTGAAAGAGAAACACTTCACACTGAGATTTCAGAAAAGTATCGGACAGCTTGAGAATGACAGATTGCTTGGAGCTGCTAAGCGCGATATAGCCCGCATAAATACAATTATGCGTGAAGTCGAACTCAAAAATTAA
- the rpsG gene encoding 30S ribosomal protein S7, whose amino-acid sequence MPRRREVPKREVVPDSRYNSRLVSKFVSCIMNDGKKSVAESIVYGALEILNQKTGESPLQVFEKAMENVRPHVEVKSRRVGGSTYQVPTEVRPNRRTALAIRWIITYSQKRGEKSMANKLAGEFLDAYNNRGSAVKKREDTHKMAEANKAFAHYRW is encoded by the coding sequence ATGCCAAGACGTAGAGAAGTTCCAAAAAGAGAAGTTGTTCCTGATTCAAGATACAACAGCAGGCTTGTTTCAAAGTTTGTCAGCTGTATAATGAATGACGGGAAAAAAAGTGTCGCAGAGTCGATTGTGTACGGCGCATTGGAAATACTTAACCAGAAAACCGGTGAGTCTCCGCTTCAGGTCTTTGAAAAGGCTATGGAAAACGTTCGCCCACATGTTGAAGTTAAATCGCGCAGAGTCGGTGGTTCAACATATCAGGTGCCAACTGAAGTTCGTCCGAACAGAAGAACAGCGCTTGCTATTCGTTGGATTATCACGTATTCACAAAAGCGTGGTGAGAAGAGTATGGCTAACAAGCTGGCGGGAGAATTCCTTGATGCGTATAATAACCGTGGATCAGCGGTTAAAAAGCGTGAGGACACCCATAAGATGGCCGAAGCTAACAAGGCATTCGCTCATTACCGCTGGTAG
- the rpsJ gene encoding 30S ribosomal protein S10, translated as MMNTKIRIRLRAYDHKLLDQAALDIVDTAKKAGAKIVGPIPLPTRINKFCVLRSPHIDKKSREQFEIRTHKRLIDIIEPNQQTVDALMKLDLSPGVDVEIKL; from the coding sequence ATGATGAACACCAAAATTAGAATAAGACTCCGGGCTTATGACCACAAGCTCCTGGACCAGGCTGCTCTGGATATTGTGGATACGGCAAAAAAGGCGGGGGCTAAAATAGTTGGTCCAATACCCTTGCCAACTAGAATTAATAAGTTTTGTGTACTGCGCTCGCCGCATATAGACAAAAAGTCAAGGGAGCAGTTTGAAATCAGAACGCATAAGCGACTGATTGATATAATTGAGCCAAATCAGCAGACAGTAGATGCTCTGATGAAGCTAGACCTGTCTCCCGGTGTTGATGTTGAGATCAAACTGTAG
- the rplB gene encoding 50S ribosomal protein L2 yields the protein MAIKRVKATSPGRRFQEYSAFDDITTDQPEKSLLSTLKKTGGRNVNGRITCRHKGGGNRRHYRIIDFKRDKDGVPAKVATIEYDPNRSARIALLNYADGEKRYILAPFALKVGDVVESGPSVDIKLGNTLPLEKIPLGTLIHNIELKSGKGGQIVRSAGAYAQLMAKETEYALVKLPSSEVRMVNLKCRATIGQLGNKDHENISIGKAGRTRWLGVRPSVRGVAMNPVDHPMGGGEGRSSGGRHPCSPWGKPTKGSKTRNNKATDRFIVKRRTK from the coding sequence ATGGCTATTAAGAGAGTAAAGGCGACATCGCCAGGCCGGCGTTTTCAGGAATATTCGGCTTTTGATGATATTACGACTGATCAGCCGGAAAAAAGTCTCCTCAGCACATTGAAGAAAACCGGCGGAAGAAATGTAAATGGTAGAATTACCTGCCGTCACAAGGGAGGCGGAAACCGTCGTCACTATAGAATCATCGATTTTAAACGTGATAAAGACGGAGTTCCAGCAAAAGTTGCCACAATAGAGTATGATCCAAATCGTTCAGCGCGTATTGCCCTTCTGAATTATGCAGATGGTGAAAAGCGTTATATACTTGCTCCATTTGCCTTGAAGGTTGGTGATGTTGTTGAATCAGGTCCTTCAGTAGATATTAAACTTGGTAATACGCTGCCTCTTGAAAAGATACCTTTAGGTACTTTGATACATAATATTGAACTTAAGAGCGGTAAGGGCGGTCAGATTGTTCGTAGTGCTGGAGCTTATGCCCAGCTTATGGCAAAAGAAACTGAATATGCTCTTGTAAAGTTGCCATCAAGTGAAGTAAGAATGGTCAATCTTAAATGCCGTGCAACCATTGGTCAGCTTGGCAATAAAGACCATGAAAATATTAGTATAGGTAAAGCAGGTAGAACTCGTTGGCTTGGGGTACGTCCGAGCGTACGCGGTGTTGCTATGAACCCGGTTGACCATCCTATGGGTGGTGGTGAAGGTAGATCTTCCGGTGGCCGTCATCCTTGTTCTCCTTGGGGTAAACCTACCAAGGGCAGTAAGACCAGAAATAACAAGGCTACTGATCGTTTTATAGTAAAGCGTCGGACTAAATAA
- the rplX gene encoding 50S ribosomal protein L24 has product MEAYKTCIKKDDKVKIIAGKDNGKIGKVLSVIRKDNRVIVENVNIVKRHVKPNAQNRQGGIIDKEAPIHLSNVMLMCNHCMSAMKAKMRILDDGKKVRMCGKCNELIDG; this is encoded by the coding sequence ATGGAAGCTTATAAAACTTGCATCAAAAAAGACGATAAAGTCAAGATAATTGCCGGTAAAGACAATGGTAAAATCGGCAAGGTTCTCAGTGTTATCCGCAAGGACAACCGGGTTATTGTCGAGAATGTAAACATAGTAAAAAGACACGTTAAGCCAAACGCTCAGAACAGACAAGGCGGAATAATTGATAAAGAGGCACCGATTCATCTTTCCAATGTGATGCTCATGTGCAATCATTGCATGTCTGCCATGAAAGCTAAAATGCGCATACTCGATGACGGTAAGAAAGTTCGGATGTGCGGTAAATGCAATGAACTTATCGACGGATAG
- the rplC gene encoding 50S ribosomal protein L3 — translation MSKGMIGKKLGMTSLFTSDGRLVPVTVLEVGPCVVTQIKTNEKDGYEAIQIGFGEKKAKKTTKPLQGHFEKSGGTFYSALKEFRIDNPADYKLGQALTADIFAVGEKLVVSGLSKGRGFSGTIKRHGFTRGPETHGCRNVREPGSIGCATWPGKVIKGKKMPGRFGVDRTTVKNLVVMDIRPEYNVILVKGAVPGHNMGIVEIKKVN, via the coding sequence ATGAGTAAAGGTATGATTGGCAAAAAACTGGGTATGACCAGTCTGTTTACCTCAGATGGAAGGTTGGTTCCTGTAACCGTCCTTGAGGTAGGCCCCTGCGTAGTAACCCAGATAAAGACAAATGAAAAAGATGGTTATGAAGCTATTCAGATAGGTTTTGGTGAAAAGAAAGCAAAAAAAACAACCAAACCTCTTCAGGGCCATTTTGAGAAAAGCGGTGGAACTTTTTATTCAGCTCTCAAGGAATTCCGTATCGATAATCCTGCGGATTACAAACTTGGGCAGGCTCTGACAGCCGATATTTTTGCCGTTGGTGAAAAATTGGTTGTTAGTGGCTTGAGCAAGGGCAGGGGCTTTTCAGGTACAATCAAAAGGCATGGATTCACAAGAGGTCCAGAAACCCACGGTTGCCGTAATGTTAGAGAACCAGGTTCAATTGGTTGTGCAACCTGGCCTGGTAAGGTAATCAAGGGCAAGAAAATGCCTGGTCGTTTTGGAGTTGACCGTACTACTGTTAAAAATCTTGTAGTTATGGATATCCGTCCTGAATACAACGTTATCCTGGTTAAGGGAGCAGTTCCTGGCCATAATATGGGTATAGTTGAAATAAAAAAGGTTAACTAA
- the rpsQ gene encoding 30S ribosomal protein S17, protein MKERGMKRQLLGTVVSDKMEKSVVVLVERTVKHPLYKKFVKRYKRFAAHDEQNSCQVGDKVVIIESRPLSKTKRWRVSQIVEKAA, encoded by the coding sequence ATGAAAGAAAGAGGGATGAAAAGGCAGTTGCTCGGTACTGTCGTGAGCGACAAGATGGAAAAATCTGTCGTCGTCCTTGTGGAAAGAACGGTAAAGCATCCTCTCTACAAGAAGTTTGTCAAGCGCTATAAAAGATTCGCAGCGCATGACGAGCAGAATTCTTGCCAGGTAGGCGACAAGGTAGTAATCATAGAGTCCAGACCTTTAAGCAAAACTAAAAGATGGCGGGTAAGTCAGATCGTTGAGAAGGCTGCTTGA
- the rpsS gene encoding 30S ribosomal protein S19, whose amino-acid sequence MPRSLKKGPFVDQKLMQKVLAANDNRSNKVIKTWSRRSTILPEMVGATMAVHNGKKFIPVFVTENMVGHKLGEFAPTRTYYGHAADKKSKLKK is encoded by the coding sequence ATGCCTCGGTCGTTAAAGAAAGGTCCTTTTGTTGACCAAAAGCTGATGCAAAAGGTTCTAGCGGCAAATGACAATAGAAGCAATAAAGTAATAAAGACTTGGTCGAGACGTTCGACCATACTGCCTGAAATGGTTGGTGCCACAATGGCAGTGCATAACGGAAAGAAATTCATCCCTGTCTTTGTGACAGAAAATATGGTGGGTCATAAGCTCGGTGAGTTTGCTCCGACGCGCACCTACTACGGCCATGCAGCCGATAAGAAATCGAAACTGAAGAAATAA
- the rpsC gene encoding 30S ribosomal protein S3 — protein sequence MGQKVNPVGLRIGVIRTWDSRWYADKKNYSNYILEDIRIRKFVKERLSHAGVSKVEIERSSKRIKLRIFTARPGIVIGKKGTEIAQLKDEISKLTTQDVLIDIQEIRKPEADAQLIAENVALQLMKRTAFRRAMKRGVSSAMRFGAQGVKIICSGRLAGAEMARTEWYREGRVPLHTLRADIDYGFAEAKTTYGLIGIKVFVFNGEVLKKDSPALAAAGN from the coding sequence TTGGGCCAGAAGGTAAATCCTGTTGGATTGAGAATAGGGGTAATCAGAACGTGGGATTCCCGCTGGTACGCCGATAAGAAGAATTATTCGAATTATATCCTTGAGGATATTCGGATAAGGAAATTTGTTAAAGAGCGTCTATCCCATGCGGGCGTTTCAAAAGTAGAAATTGAACGCTCTTCAAAGCGCATCAAGCTGCGTATCTTTACAGCCAGGCCAGGTATAGTCATTGGTAAAAAGGGAACTGAAATTGCCCAGCTTAAAGATGAAATAAGCAAGCTAACTACTCAGGACGTTCTGATTGATATTCAGGAAATCAGAAAGCCAGAAGCTGATGCACAGCTAATTGCAGAAAACGTAGCATTGCAGCTTATGAAAAGAACAGCTTTCAGGCGTGCAATGAAGAGAGGCGTTTCGTCTGCAATGCGTTTCGGTGCACAGGGCGTTAAGATAATATGCTCAGGACGACTTGCCGGTGCTGAAATGGCGCGTACCGAATGGTACAGAGAAGGAAGAGTACCTCTGCATACACTAAGAGCGGATATAGACTACGGATTCGCTGAGGCAAAAACCACATACGGTCTTATTGGTATTAAGGTTTTTGTTTTCAATGGTGAAGTTCTCAAGAAAGATTCTCCAGCTCTTGCAGCCGCCGGTAATTAG
- the rplE gene encoding 50S ribosomal protein L5 has translation MSELKKVYDEEIIPKLVDTYKYKNINEVPKITKVVLNMGLGEAVNNNKIIDAAADELMLIAGQKPVVTRAKKSIAAFKLREGMPIGCSVTLRRDRMYNFLYRLINISLPRVRDFKGVSGKGFDGRGNYTLGIREHIIFPEIDYDKIEKIKGFNITVVTTAKTDAEAKELLKLLGMPFRN, from the coding sequence ATGTCAGAACTAAAAAAAGTATATGATGAAGAAATAATTCCAAAACTTGTTGATACTTATAAATATAAGAATATCAACGAAGTGCCCAAGATCACTAAAGTTGTTCTGAATATGGGCCTTGGAGAAGCGGTAAACAATAACAAAATAATTGATGCAGCAGCTGATGAGCTCATGCTGATAGCTGGCCAGAAACCAGTTGTTACGAGAGCCAAAAAGTCAATTGCGGCGTTCAAGCTTCGTGAAGGAATGCCTATCGGGTGCTCTGTCACGCTCCGCAGAGATAGGATGTATAATTTTCTATACAGACTTATTAATATATCTCTGCCCCGTGTACGTGATTTTAAGGGCGTATCAGGTAAGGGATTCGACGGTAGAGGCAACTATACATTAGGTATAAGGGAACATATAATTTTCCCTGAAATTGATTACGATAAGATAGAAAAAATCAAAGGCTTCAATATTACCGTTGTGACGACTGCAAAGACGGACGCAGAGGCAAAAGAGCTTTTGAAACTTCTTGGAATGCCGTTCCGAAATTAA
- the rplP gene encoding 50S ribosomal protein L16 encodes MLSPKKVKFRKQMRGRMTGQATRGATVAFGEFALQAVECGYINSRQIEAARIAMTRFAKRGGKMWIRIFPDKPITKKPAEVRMGKGKGPHDSWVAVIKPGRILYEMEGVSKEVAMEAFRLASHKLPLKTRFVERGEI; translated from the coding sequence ATGCTGAGTCCTAAAAAGGTAAAATTCCGCAAGCAGATGCGTGGTCGTATGACTGGGCAGGCTACCAGAGGTGCAACAGTCGCTTTTGGCGAGTTCGCTCTGCAGGCGGTTGAATGCGGATATATAAATTCACGCCAGATTGAAGCTGCTCGTATTGCAATGACAAGATTTGCTAAACGTGGCGGTAAAATGTGGATCAGAATTTTCCCTGACAAGCCCATAACAAAAAAACCAGCTGAAGTTCGTATGGGTAAAGGTAAAGGGCCTCATGATTCATGGGTTGCAGTAATAAAACCCGGCAGAATCCTTTACGAGATGGAAGGGGTTTCAAAAGAAGTGGCCATGGAAGCTTTTAGATTGGCGTCGCATAAACTCCCTCTCAAAACGAGATTTGTCGAAAGGGGAGAAATATAA
- the rpsL gene encoding 30S ribosomal protein S12: MPTINQLVRKGRKRAETKINTPALKGGPQKRGVCTRVYTTTPKKPNSALRKVARVRLTTGMEVTAYIPGIGHNLQEHSVVLVRGGRVKDLPGVRYTIVRGALDTLGVADRRKSRSKYGAKKPK; this comes from the coding sequence ATGCCTACCATTAACCAGTTGGTTCGCAAGGGTAGAAAGAGAGCCGAGACTAAGATTAATACTCCGGCTCTCAAAGGCGGCCCTCAAAAACGTGGAGTATGTACTCGCGTTTATACTACGACGCCTAAAAAACCAAACTCAGCGTTACGTAAAGTAGCGAGAGTCAGATTGACCACAGGAATGGAAGTGACTGCATATATTCCTGGTATTGGTCACAATCTTCAGGAACACTCAGTTGTGCTCGTGCGCGGTGGTCGTGTAAAGGACTTACCAGGTGTTCGTTATACAATTGTACGTGGTGCTTTGGATACTTTGGGTGTTGCAGATCGCAGGAAAAGCAGGTCTAAATACGGCGCGAAAAAACCCAAGTAA
- the rplV gene encoding 50S ribosomal protein L22: MEVKAVARYVRISPQKVRKVLGTVKGKPVGAGLDTLKFMPQKAATLLEKILRSAIANAENNNNLDIDSLIVKNIVVDQGPMLKRFRARARGRGARILKRTSHITITVADDMA; encoded by the coding sequence ATGGAGGTTAAAGCTGTAGCTCGATATGTGCGCATTTCTCCTCAGAAAGTCCGCAAAGTTCTTGGAACAGTTAAGGGTAAGCCAGTTGGTGCCGGACTTGATACATTGAAGTTCATGCCCCAGAAGGCTGCAACTCTACTTGAGAAGATTTTGCGTTCTGCCATCGCCAATGCGGAGAATAATAACAATCTCGATATTGATTCGCTGATTGTTAAGAATATCGTGGTAGATCAGGGGCCAATGCTGAAAAGATTCCGGGCCAGAGCTCGCGGCAGAGGCGCAAGGATACTTAAACGCACAAGTCACATTACCATCACTGTTGCTGATGATATGGCTTAA
- the rplD gene encoding 50S ribosomal protein L4 encodes MAVVDVQNMAGDKVSQIDLSDSIFNIEVKSEVLHEVVKMQLACRRAGTASVKRRSDVKGSTRKLYRQKGTGRARRGDIKSPVMRGGGVVFGPKPKSYAYSVPKKVRRLALKMALSSKFQDKELIVLNSMDFDTPKTKKFLDVMNALKLENVLIVTSGENENLELSSRNVASVKVMRTEGLNVYDVLKYQSLLLLEPSVSGIEGRLSE; translated from the coding sequence ATGGCTGTCGTTGATGTTCAGAATATGGCTGGGGATAAGGTCTCTCAGATTGATCTTTCGGACAGCATTTTCAACATTGAAGTCAAGTCCGAGGTTCTTCACGAAGTGGTTAAGATGCAGCTTGCATGCAGACGTGCAGGTACGGCCTCAGTAAAAAGGCGTTCGGATGTTAAAGGCAGCACCCGCAAGCTTTACCGCCAGAAGGGAACTGGCAGGGCAAGACGTGGCGATATAAAGTCGCCGGTTATGCGTGGCGGTGGTGTTGTTTTTGGTCCTAAACCAAAGTCTTATGCTTACAGTGTTCCAAAGAAGGTTCGCCGTCTTGCACTGAAAATGGCTCTAAGCAGCAAATTTCAGGACAAGGAACTTATTGTTCTGAACAGCATGGATTTTGATACTCCCAAGACCAAGAAGTTTCTGGATGTAATGAATGCACTGAAGCTTGAAAATGTGCTTATAGTAACTTCAGGTGAAAATGAGAATCTCGAGCTTTCATCACGCAATGTTGCCAGCGTCAAGGTTATGAGGACTGAAGGCCTTAACGTTTATGATGTTCTTAAATACCAGAGCCTATTGCTTCTTGAGCCTTCGGTTTCAGGTATAGAAGGGAGGCTTTCCGAATGA
- the rplN gene encoding 50S ribosomal protein L14 encodes MIQTETRLTVADNSGAKEVYCIKVLGGTKRRYATVGDIIVVSVKEALPNSKVKKGDVAKAVVVRTKHSVSRPDGSVIRFDDNSAVLINANREPIGTRIFGPVARELRAKRFTKIVSLAPEVL; translated from the coding sequence ATGATACAGACAGAAACCCGACTGACGGTGGCAGATAATTCAGGTGCCAAGGAAGTGTATTGCATTAAGGTTCTCGGTGGAACCAAGAGACGATACGCAACTGTTGGCGACATAATTGTAGTTTCCGTGAAAGAAGCTTTGCCGAATTCAAAAGTAAAGAAAGGCGATGTGGCAAAAGCTGTCGTTGTGCGTACAAAGCATTCTGTGTCGAGACCTGATGGTTCTGTGATACGCTTTGATGACAACTCGGCGGTTCTTATAAACGCAAACCGTGAGCCCATCGGCACGCGTATCTTCGGGCCTGTGGCAAGGGAACTCCGCGCAAAGCGTTTTACAAAAATTGTGTCTCTGGCGCCCGAAGTGCTGTAG